From Gemmatimonadaceae bacterium, a single genomic window includes:
- a CDS encoding PTS sugar transporter subunit IIA produces MLLSELLSADRVKVPLASRTKGDVLRELVALVVPAAGRGGERVDPEWILESVREREAVLSTGIGDGVAIPHGKTPHVDQLVLAAGVAHEPVDFDALDGKPVQLFFLLVGPESAAGAHVKALSRISRLLRRESLRASLVAAQSAPDFLRLIRDLEVA; encoded by the coding sequence GTGTTGCTTTCCGAGCTACTGTCGGCGGACCGCGTCAAAGTGCCGCTGGCGAGTCGCACGAAAGGCGATGTGCTGCGCGAGCTCGTCGCGCTCGTGGTGCCGGCCGCGGGTCGGGGCGGGGAGCGCGTGGATCCGGAGTGGATCCTGGAGTCGGTGCGCGAGCGTGAAGCCGTGCTGTCCACCGGCATCGGCGATGGCGTTGCGATTCCTCACGGAAAAACGCCCCACGTCGACCAGCTCGTGCTTGCAGCGGGAGTCGCGCACGAACCCGTCGACTTCGATGCGCTGGATGGCAAGCCGGTGCAGCTGTTCTTTCTGCTGGTTGGTCCGGAGAGCGCGGCTGGCGCGCACGTGAAAGCGCTGAGCCGCATCTCGCGACTGCTGCGCCGCGAATCGCTGCGCGCGAGCCTCGTGGCCGCGCAGTCGGCCCCGGACTTCCTCCGCCTGATTCGAGATTTGGAGGTGGCGTGA
- the aspS gene encoding aspartate--tRNA ligase — translation MTANSTEATTLRSRRCGSLRAADAGSDVRLGGWVHGKRNLGGLVFLDLRDRDGIVQVSVDPALVGEAVRDAAAAVGKESVVLVEGEVARRPPAGENHDMATGEIEVKARSVRVVGPAVTPAIPVGRAKGEALPSEEQRLRHRYLDLRRPELQRNIILRHRLMQTARRYLAGEGYLEIETPILTKPTPEGARDYIVPSRLHKGEFYALPQSPQLYKQLLMVSGFDRYFQIARCFRDEDLRAERQPEFTQIDIEASFVQQADIVRLTEGLFVELWREGGHAIAAPFEHLTYADAMERYGSDRPDLRYGLELFDATAIFGATELGIARSAIAAGGRVRGIRVPKGASLSRKQVDELEVLAKGAGAGGLLRLKREGSELTGPPAKFLDAGARDRLALADGDLALFAAGADRVTNAALDRVRQETARLLGIVPDGMLRFLWVTDFPMFECDPATGALGPTHHPFTAPQPDDARLLETDPLRARAQAYDVVLNGMELGGGSIRIHDPEMQRRVFSLIGIDEETAQRRFGFLLEGLRSGAPPHGGIAMGVDRIAMLLAGAGSLRDVIAFPKTTTASALFEGAPSPVPEADLRTLHVRIANGAGEE, via the coding sequence ATGACAGCCAATTCCACCGAGGCAACGACACTCCGGAGCCGCCGCTGCGGCTCGCTTCGCGCCGCCGATGCCGGCTCCGACGTTCGGTTAGGCGGCTGGGTCCACGGCAAACGCAATCTGGGCGGACTCGTGTTTCTCGACCTGCGCGACCGCGACGGCATCGTCCAGGTGTCCGTCGATCCGGCGCTGGTGGGGGAGGCGGTCCGCGACGCCGCAGCCGCGGTGGGCAAGGAGAGCGTCGTGCTCGTCGAGGGAGAAGTCGCGCGCCGGCCGCCGGCCGGCGAGAACCACGACATGGCGACCGGAGAGATCGAGGTCAAGGCGCGCAGCGTGCGCGTCGTTGGCCCAGCGGTCACACCCGCGATTCCCGTTGGGCGCGCCAAGGGGGAAGCGCTGCCGTCCGAGGAGCAGCGGCTGCGCCATCGCTATCTCGATCTGCGCCGGCCCGAGCTCCAGCGGAACATCATCCTCCGGCACCGGTTGATGCAGACGGCCCGCCGCTATCTCGCGGGCGAAGGCTACCTCGAGATCGAGACGCCGATTCTCACCAAGCCGACGCCGGAAGGCGCGCGCGACTACATCGTGCCGAGCCGGCTGCACAAGGGCGAGTTCTACGCGCTGCCGCAGTCGCCGCAGCTCTACAAGCAGCTGCTGATGGTGTCGGGCTTCGACCGGTATTTCCAGATCGCGCGGTGCTTCCGGGACGAAGACCTGCGCGCCGAGCGGCAGCCCGAGTTCACGCAGATCGACATCGAGGCGTCGTTCGTCCAGCAAGCGGACATCGTCCGCCTAACGGAAGGATTGTTCGTCGAGCTGTGGCGAGAGGGCGGCCACGCGATCGCGGCGCCGTTCGAGCACCTGACGTACGCCGACGCGATGGAGCGCTACGGCAGCGACCGTCCGGACCTGCGCTACGGGCTCGAGCTGTTCGATGCGACCGCCATCTTCGGCGCGACCGAGCTTGGCATTGCGCGCTCCGCGATCGCGGCCGGCGGCCGGGTCCGGGGAATACGGGTGCCCAAGGGCGCGTCCCTGTCTCGCAAGCAGGTGGACGAGCTCGAGGTGCTGGCCAAGGGGGCGGGCGCGGGCGGCCTGCTGCGACTCAAGCGCGAAGGCAGCGAGCTCACGGGGCCGCCGGCCAAGTTCCTCGATGCCGGGGCGCGCGATCGGCTGGCGCTGGCCGATGGCGATCTCGCCCTGTTCGCGGCGGGCGCGGACCGTGTCACGAACGCGGCGCTCGACCGCGTGCGCCAGGAGACCGCGCGCCTGTTAGGCATCGTCCCCGACGGCATGCTGCGCTTTCTCTGGGTGACGGACTTCCCGATGTTCGAGTGCGACCCGGCGACCGGCGCGTTAGGCCCGACGCATCACCCGTTCACCGCGCCGCAGCCCGATGATGCGCGCTTGCTCGAGACGGATCCGCTGCGCGCGCGGGCGCAGGCGTACGACGTCGTGCTCAACGGCATGGAGTTGGGCGGCGGCAGCATTCGCATCCACGATCCGGAGATGCAGCGGCGCGTGTTCTCGCTCATCGGCATCGACGAGGAGACGGCACAGCGGCGCTTCGGCTTCCTGCTCGAGGGGCTTCGCTCGGGCGCGCCGCCGCACGGTGGCATCGCGATGGGCGTCGACCGCATCGCGATGCTGCTCGCGGGCGCGGGCTCGCTGCGCGACGTCATCGCTTTCCCGAAGACGACGACGGCGAGCGCGTTGTTCGAGGGCGCGCCGAGTCCGGTGCCCGAGGCCGACCTCCGTACGCTGCACGTGCGCATCGCGAACGGCGCCGGCGAGGAGTGA